DNA sequence from the Methanofollis formosanus genome:
GCCGTGCCCGACCTTGAACGGGTGGCCCACCTGGAGACGGTCGGGATGCCGGGCGGCGACCTTGCGACGCGGTTCCCGGAACGGATGCTCTACGGCATCCTCCCCGGCGAGCGGACTTTTGATCTTCTGGCCGCCCGCGGCTGGGGCGAGACCGAACTCGGGGTGCTGGCCCGCCAGGTCGAGCGGGGGTTCAATGTGGCGCAGACCAGCAGCACCGGCCGGGTGCTCGACGCGGCGTCCGCCCTCCTCGGGATCTGCCGGGAGCGGACCTACGACGGGGAACCGGCGATGAAACTGGAGGCCGTGGCGGCGCAGGGCACGCCCGAAACCTGGAACCTCTCCTTCGGGCGCGACGGGAGTTGCGAGATCCTCGAGACCTCGGCCCTCCTCACGAGAGCCTTCGACGCCTACGAGGCCGGGACAAAGGTCGCCGACATCGCCGCCTCGGTGCAGTACAACCTCGCCCGCGGGCTTGCCGACCTTGCGGTGAGGACGGCGCACGACCGCGGGATCCGCAGCGTCGCCCTCTCCGGCGGGGCGGCTTACAACCGGCAGATCAGGGAGACGATCCGCTCCACGGTGGAGGGGGCGGGGCTTGACCTTATGGTCAGCCGCGAGTATCCGCTCGGCGACGGGTGCATCAGTCTCGGCCAGTGCGTCTGGGCCGGGACGCTTCGTGCTGAGCGGTAGGGGGACAAAGGAAAATTCAACTCTGAAGAGAACCTCAGGGCGGCGTGCTCCTGCTGAAAAGAGATCGGCACTCTCTCGTCCAGGTTCTATCTCCGGGGTCATGATATCAGGGCGGCGTGGTGATCAGAACGTGCCGCCCCCTCATCTTCGAATCTGTTCTGCCGTCTCGCGAAAAGATAGGACGGGGGACGGCACGAAACGCATGATCCTGCTGAGAGTAGATCGGTGCTCTTCTGTGCGGGTTCTATCTCCGGGGTCATGATAACAAGGCGGCGTGGTGATCAAGGACGGGCCGCCCCCCGTCACGACGCCTGTTCTGCCGTCTCGCGAAAAGATAGGACGGGGGCGGCGAAGAGTGGTGTGCTCCTGCTGAGAGTAGATCAGTGCTCTTCTGTGCGGGTTCTATCTCCGGGGTCATGATATCAGGGCGGCGTGGTGATCCGAACGTTCCGCCCCCCGTCACGACGCCTGTTCTGCCGTCTCGCGAAAAGATGGGGCGGGGACGGCGAAGAGTGGCGTGCTCCTGCTGAAAAGAGATCGGCACTCTCCCGTCCGGGTTCTATCCTCAGGGCCATGAAAACAGGGCGACGTGGTGATCCGAATGTGCCGTCCCCTCATCTTCGAATCTGTTCTGTCACCTCGCGAGAAGATAGGACGGGGGCGGCGAAGGGTGGCGTGCTCCTGCTGCAAAGAGATCGGCGCTCTCCCGTCCCGGTTCTATCTCCGGGGTCATGGCACCAGGACAGCATGGTGATCCGAACGTGCCGCCCCCGATCACGGGATCTGTTCTGTCGTCTCCCCCGGGGGAAACCCCCAGGACTCGAAGCCCTCCGGTCGTCCCCTCACGACGAGGATAGGCGGGGGCGGCGGTTGAACAGGGTCTCCGTCTCTTCATCTGTCCTGAAAAGAGAGAGCAAGCGACGAGAAATTTTCATCAGGTATGCTTGATGCGTGCACCCCGTTCATGCCCGGTTCTCCACAGCCGGATCGAATCCGCACTCTGGGAGGGGTCGGATATCGGCACTCGGCGGAGCGTCACCGAATAGTATATATTAGATCTGTCGTCCAGATGCTGCCATCATGTCGAAGATCCGCCAGGTTTTCATCCTTTTCATCATGACGGCGGCGATCGTTGCCGCCGGATGTACGCAGTCCACAGCGGAACTGCAGGCATCCGCGATCCCGCCGGTGAATCTGACCGTCCCGTTCTCGCCCATCCCGGTTCCGAGTTCGGAAGGCGTCAATCTTGCGTACGAACTCGAACTCTCGCCGACCGGAAACGAGACGCCCGTACCGGAAAGGGTCGAGGTCGTCGATCCCGCCACGGGAGAGAGCCTCTGGTCTCTTGAGGGGGATATGCTGGCCGCGCTCTACCATCCGGTCGCAGACCCGCCGCCGACCGCGGCGGAACTTGAGAATGGTACGGGAAAAGTGCCGGTCCCGAGAGTCTCTCTCTGGTTCAAGGTCAGTCCGGATGCCGTGCCCGACCGGCTCGTCCACAGGCTGACCCTGAACCAGACCGGGAGCGGGCTGTCGCCGGTTACGCTGGATGGCGGCGAGGTTGCGGTGCGCACGGATCTTCGGCCGGTGGTGATCGGTTCTCCGATGCGTGGCGCCGGATGGACGGCAATCGAGAGCACGGCTCCCATGACTCATCATTTCCTTGCTCAGATCACGATGAACGGGGTGACCCGCGTTCCCCAGCGGTACGCACAGGACTGGATATACCTGGACCCGGAGACGGGGGAGGCGGTTGTCGGGAACGCGACGCTGGCAAAGAACTACCTGGGATATGGCAGAGAGATCTATTCGGTCGCCAACGGGACGGTGGTGGATGTCCTGGACGGTCTTCCTGATCTGGAGACCATTTATTCCGCCCCGCCGGCCACCGTCGAAACCGCAGCCGGCAACTATGTCATCGTCGATATCGGGGACGAGAAATATGCCTGCTATGCCCATATGGCTCCGGGCTCGGTCAGGGTCGAGGAAGGCGACACGGTTGCGGAAGGGCAGGTGCTGGGGCAGGTGGGCAACAGCGGGAACTCCGATATCCCGCATCTCCACTTCCAGGTCGTGACAGATACGCCTTCGTTCCTGGGGGCCGAGGGGTATCCTCATGTGTACCGTTCGTTCGATGTGATCGGCGGGATCAACCAGACGCTTGCAGAACAGAAAACTTCGGAACCTGATTATTCGATGAACCGGTTCTGGTCGGAACTCGGGGACTTTGTCGTCTTCTCCCCGCAGTCGATGTCCCGGGAGAACGAACTGCCGGAAAATTTCGCGATCGTCCTGCTCCCCTGATCGCATCCTTTTTTTTGTTTTTTTCCTGCGGGATCTGCCGGGGAACTCCGTTGAGTATGGTATCCCGGCGGTGTGGAAGAATTTTGAAGGAGATTTGAGTTTGAGGGAGGTCTCAAGGCCGGACGCATCATCCTGATGTAGAGGATGTTCCCCGAGTGCAGATCCCCCGGGACTCTCTGGAGGGAGGTGCGCTCTCGTCGCGGGGGTGGTCGGGGAGATTGTGAGATGGGTGAAGGGTGGGTGGGATGCTTCCCACCTCCTGATGCGGCGGTGGTGAAAATAGATAGTATTAGATATCACCATCTCTATTGATCGATCAGTCATGGTCGGGTGAGCGTGGTGGCAGGTGAGAGGACGAGAATGGTGGGGTTCAGGTACAGCGGGAAAATCCCCCACACCCGGGGAATTCAAAATGGTCGTCCTGATAAAATTGATTTTCAGGGAATTGTTCGCGATGCAAATAAAAAAGGGAAAAAGATCTTCAAAGAATCCCGCATGATGAGTCTAAACCTGAAATAAAAGGTCTGGTTCATTTGAGATCTGAGCACTCCTCTTTTTCCGGGTGCAGGTACCCGGAGATCTTCGAGATTTTGCATCATACCGATTACTTTGGGGAAGAAGATGGGCCGTGTTCCTGCATCCTGAAAAAATGCGTCTACAGCAGGGAATGGGACTATGAGTACAATGAGTATTACTCCCGGACTCTTTTTGGGATCGATGCGGCGCTTGGTATCCTGAAGGGCATTGTGGAGAATCCTGAAGAGAGAAATTTCTCCGAAGAGATAAAACGAAACCTTGCATCGATGAAAGATTCCGAGAGGGAGAGGATCAAGGGAATCATTGATCACTTCCCCTTGAAAGAGATCTCAAATCATATCTCTCGAATATCCTTGTATACAAAAGAAGGACGCGAGCCCAGGTATCTTGGATTCGTCGATCTCTCTCCTTTCGGGGTTAGTGAAGTTTATATCAGACCGCCGTTGTGGATGACCTCTCCTCATTATTATCTCCCCTGTGAGAGGATTTTTTTCCCGGACACCGCCCTGAGGCTCAAAGAAAATAGTGCAGAAATGGTCAGTTGTGTGCCGTTCATCAAAGTCCAGGCCGAGGTGGCGGTATGTGCACAGTATGCGGTACGGATGGCACTCATGATCCTGTCTCAGCGACCTCCGACGGTGCCGGAGATCGTCTTCGAAGCGAGCAAGACGGCGCTGAAAGGTGGTCTGGATCGTCATCAGGAAGACGGGTGGTATGATGATGAGATCAAGCAGGCTATTGAAGACAAGGGATATGGGGTCCATGAACTGGGGCACTGTGAATATATCAGGTGCGAAGAATGCGGTGCGGAGTTCAACCTGAACCCCCGCCTCAAGAGTCCGGATCTTGAAAATATTTATGCGTATGTGGAATCCGGCATTCCTGTGATTTTAGGAATCAAAGATACGAGTTACTTGCCCTGGTGGCCAGATGAAACCGAGGGAGAAGCACATGCAATCGTTGCAATAGGACATACCATTTCTGATGACAACAGGATCGACGGTCTGATCGTACATGATGAAAGCACCTATCCGTACCAGGTGCTGTATGAAGTCCTTGATAACGGGACTCAGATAGAAGATATGATCGATTCTGCAATTATTCCTGTCCCTCGGGAGGTTGTCGTCGAGTACCCTGTTGCAAAGGGGATATTCAATGAGATCATAGGGCATCTCCAAGAGAACGGGATATTGCGTGATATTCTGTACCGGCCTATTCTCGTCGATGCGCATCATGCAAAGAGGATGCTTGGCGAGGAAGGAAAGAGGGCGGGCATAATGGATTGCACTATCCCGGTCGATGTGAGAGATGCGTTTTTGTCTGCCTATATGGGTCGGTATGTCTGGCTGTTTGAGTTGCGGTACGATACGGGTGACGAGCATTACGAGTATACCGGGGATATTCTGATCGGAACGAAAGATCCGGTATGCATGGGGATGCATGTCCCGGAGGCAGGGATATATGCATATTATGAAGATGAGCGGGCTGAGGGGTTGACGTTCAACGAGTATTCTGATGATGGTGAGTGGTGATCGTGATGGGTTTTTTTCCAGAGATAATATCGGGATCCTGTACCACATCATACGATTTCTGGGCTTTGTAGAATCGGGCATGAGCCCCGGGCTCAAGCATACGCGATGAAAATTTTCTGAGCTGCGCTACGGTGTGTGGGCGGGATCCCAATCCTCGCGACAGAACCTTTGGAAGATCTGGTTTCATCGCCGCCCCCCGGCTATCCTCGTCGTGGGGGTCCGGGGGCAGAGCCCCCGGCGCGAGATTGCGGGAAAGATTTGGCGATTAGGGGCGGTCGATCCATCAGAAGAATTTTCTATCCTCTGCGTATCGGCTTCAACGTGATATGACGAGTTCAAATGCTCATGCAAACCTGAAGAGAGGATCGTCAGGATCATTTTCATGGTAAATCATCTTGATGGTTCTCTTCGACGGGGGGCTCGCCGCCCCCCGAACTCCCCGCGCGAGCGATAGGCGGAGGACTGCAACCCCCCTTTCATGGCCATTGATCCGCCTTCCGCCCTAATCTTCATCATGGGGGGTCCGGGGGCGGAGCCCTCGGTGTGAACAGGAGGGAAGGCGATGGGTGAAGGTCACAGGGGGGTTGAGGTGATGAAAAGAGGATGTTTTCTACAGAGCCGATTTCTGGTTCTCTCTTCATCGTAAGGAGGATCGATCATTCATTCCACAGGCAGGAGCATGGTCAAATAAAAATCAGCATATTTATCGTGTGGAAGGGACACGTCGATCATGTTCTGTCTTCAATCGGCCACCACGAGCAGGAGAATCTTCTGTGACGGTATATTATACCACTCTGGATGAGATCGAAGAGGGCCTCTCAACAATTTTACCCGACAAAAAGTATCGAAAGAACTGTCTCTCTGTATTTGCCGAATCGATCGTTGAAGCGAATTCATATGGCAGGAACAGGTGGGGGGTCTATTGTTTCCGCGATGGTGCCCGGATAGGTGTCCGACTCCTGGTGGGCCATCTCATCGTTTTTACGATAGACCGGGACGGGATGTGGCTGTCTCTGGATAAAACCCTGCTGGATGAGAGCAAAGATATGCGGCATCTGTTCGACCGGAGAGAGGACTGGCAGTGGGGTCGAGGAGAGTACTCTGAGTATCAGGTGGTCAGATCGCGGAACGGATATTATATCCCTTCGAGCACGGATTTTGATCTCTGGCCGTTCATCCGTCAGTTTCACTTTGCCTATATCAAACGTTGTGCACAGCGATATGACCGGTTGGACCCGAGGAGCCAGCAGCATCACTCCCCTGCCCTCCTGGCGTATATCAGAAAAGAACTCGGGCAAAAGATCCCGGGTCCAGAATATGGGGCGGAGACTGGCGATACTATTTTTCAGGAGATGGAAGAGTTTCAGAGGAGATACCGAGAACTGCCTGAGACCGAACGTGCATCTCTGGTTCTGAGTCGTATCGGGCAGGGGGTGTTCAGGTCAGATCTTAAGAACTACTGGAAGACCTGTGCGGTGACGGGATGTGCGGAAACTGAGTTGCTGGTCGCATCTCATATCAAACCCTGGAGGGATTCGGATAATTTCGAACGCCTTGATGTCTATAATGGGTTATTGCTTGTTCCACAGATCGACCGTGCTTTTGACAGAGGATATGTGAGTTTTGATGACGGGGGGAAGATCATCATCAGTCGAAACCTCAGCGATGGCGACAGGAAGAAGCTTGGCATTTATCCTGGCATGAGACTGAGGACGGTGGAGAAGAATCATCGTCCCTATCTGGAATACCATCGGCAGAAGATCTTCATAACATGAACATTTCATTTCTGGAGAAATCTTTTTGCTGTAGATCCGATCGCGTTCGTCTTCCCTGGATCTTGAACGAAGCGGTATCATCGTCTCACTTCGCAGATCAAATAATTTTTATCTAAGAAATATTAATTTGATCGAGGTGCAGAGCGGCATGAAACGT
Encoded proteins:
- a CDS encoding M23 family metallopeptidase, whose protein sequence is MSKIRQVFILFIMTAAIVAAGCTQSTAELQASAIPPVNLTVPFSPIPVPSSEGVNLAYELELSPTGNETPVPERVEVVDPATGESLWSLEGDMLAALYHPVADPPPTAAELENGTGKVPVPRVSLWFKVSPDAVPDRLVHRLTLNQTGSGLSPVTLDGGEVAVRTDLRPVVIGSPMRGAGWTAIESTAPMTHHFLAQITMNGVTRVPQRYAQDWIYLDPETGEAVVGNATLAKNYLGYGREIYSVANGTVVDVLDGLPDLETIYSAPPATVETAAGNYVIVDIGDEKYACYAHMAPGSVRVEEGDTVAEGQVLGQVGNSGNSDIPHLHFQVVTDTPSFLGAEGYPHVYRSFDVIGGINQTLAEQKTSEPDYSMNRFWSELGDFVVFSPQSMSRENELPENFAIVLLP
- a CDS encoding HNH endonuclease; amino-acid sequence: MTVYYTTLDEIEEGLSTILPDKKYRKNCLSVFAESIVEANSYGRNRWGVYCFRDGARIGVRLLVGHLIVFTIDRDGMWLSLDKTLLDESKDMRHLFDRREDWQWGRGEYSEYQVVRSRNGYYIPSSTDFDLWPFIRQFHFAYIKRCAQRYDRLDPRSQQHHSPALLAYIRKELGQKIPGPEYGAETGDTIFQEMEEFQRRYRELPETERASLVLSRIGQGVFRSDLKNYWKTCAVTGCAETELLVASHIKPWRDSDNFERLDVYNGLLLVPQIDRAFDRGYVSFDDGGKIIISRNLSDGDRKKLGIYPGMRLRTVEKNHRPYLEYHRQKIFIT
- a CDS encoding C39 family peptidase produces the protein MRSEHSSFSGCRYPEIFEILHHTDYFGEEDGPCSCILKKCVYSREWDYEYNEYYSRTLFGIDAALGILKGIVENPEERNFSEEIKRNLASMKDSERERIKGIIDHFPLKEISNHISRISLYTKEGREPRYLGFVDLSPFGVSEVYIRPPLWMTSPHYYLPCERIFFPDTALRLKENSAEMVSCVPFIKVQAEVAVCAQYAVRMALMILSQRPPTVPEIVFEASKTALKGGLDRHQEDGWYDDEIKQAIEDKGYGVHELGHCEYIRCEECGAEFNLNPRLKSPDLENIYAYVESGIPVILGIKDTSYLPWWPDETEGEAHAIVAIGHTISDDNRIDGLIVHDESTYPYQVLYEVLDNGTQIEDMIDSAIIPVPREVVVEYPVAKGIFNEIIGHLQENGILRDILYRPILVDAHHAKRMLGEEGKRAGIMDCTIPVDVRDAFLSAYMGRYVWLFELRYDTGDEHYEYTGDILIGTKDPVCMGMHVPEAGIYAYYEDERAEGLTFNEYSDDGEW